TTCTTTGctcatttattttttccttctcGCAATTCCCCAACCCTTCAAGTTACAATTCATAACTTTTAGTAAAATAAGTGGATAGCActtatttgatatttataagaaaaaaaattaattttattaatatattttaattcattttagtccttaaaaaaattatttatttaaagtcaatttaaatataataaaattcaaatgaagttTTTATACTGggcaaattaataataaatgtaaattaatttaatttttattatacttattatttttaaactaaatataaatatttattcttataaataacaatcatttttattacattcattaaaaaattaatattaatattttttttaacatttaaaatctgaattttatatttttttactattaaaaatataaagattatttttgtaattaataaaataatataatatatttcttaatattaattagaaatgtatcaaatattaatagttaatattaaattaaaataattttttaaagaataattattcattaaaaaataagaaataaatttaaaattaaaataaaaaataaaagataaaataaaaaagtttttaaaggttaattaaataatttaatgtaaataactttaaataaaatcatttcttataaaattttaagaattttagtaaaatttattttttagttcaaAATCAATTCTATGAATAAATGTATCACTCTATTAATACCATAAagctacataatttttttatcacaaaataaataaattaaagaattcAATTCTAAAAATGCATTTGAAAATGAAGTGGAGTgtaatttgttttaacttttttttaacacataaaatttactttcacagggttgattttacttattttttattcatttattcttttattgcaattaaaaaataaaatttattaattttaatataattcatatCTATAGATCATGATTTGAGCATAAATATGTTAACTTACCTTATAATCTTTAATTATAAGTAAATAGAAAATTACATaacaaataaaatagaaaaattatataattttttgctTTAAGAAGTTAATCAGAGAGAGATAAATAATGGTAAACcattgaaaaatagaaaaaattgtcagtttttgttttattttattttctttcttttattaatttcttttattttacgtattataatattatatataactgTTCTACAATAAAATTTCTccatttaaactttattttgaaaaatggaTAAGATAGGGTTATGGAGTTGGATTATctagaaatttaaattgaaataaccCAATTTCGATTAGGGTTGGTtcagcataaaaaaaaaaattaatttcttaaaatcttaaatcaaaccgaaccaatTACGTTGCACTTGCAATTTCTGAAAGGAAAAAGGGTCATAACACTAATCCTTAAGCAATTAGGATTGTCTAACAGAACCAAGTGGGTtagttatatatgtatatagaaTCTTCCATTATGTAAAACCCTAATTTGTTTCCCTGATTTTACACTCTGAATTCAGGATTCGATTCATTCATGGGTGAAGAAATACGATTCGGAGTACAAGTGATATCAGAGCTGAATAGCCAACTCTTGAAACCGGCAGCGGTTAAGGTGACTTTTCGCCGGAAAAACGTTCAACGGTTTCGCGTCCGGCATTTTGGAAGGTTTATTGAACAGGAAATTACTCAACCGTCGAACCAGCAGGTATCTATTTGGATACCTGCCGGAGATTCTCCGGACATCCGTGTGTTAGTAAAGACGCTTGGATATCGGACGATGACTGCCATGGGAATACCAGAATCCGTCCATGCAGAGATCATGGAAAAAATTACATCAAAGTCTAACGGATATTGTACTTGGATTTTGGTAGAAATAGAGATGGTAAGGACAGGAAGTGACTTTTTCCGGCCGTTGGATCCGGCTGAAGGCGAAGGTGGAGGTTTTGGAGAAGGAAGGAAGATGATTCCGGCAACAAAATCATCCATTGAAGGCTTGGAAAGATTAGCGTTTGAGGATGATGATAGCAGAGATACGACGTGCGCGGTGTGTATGGAAACGCTTGATGTTGGGGTGGAGGCGATTCGGCTTCCATGCTTCCACCTCTATCACCGGGATTGCATTGTCAAGTGGCTGCAGGTCAGCCACTATTGCCCACTTTGCCGCCATGATATGCCTGCAATTGTTAATCatcaatagtttttttttttaattacccaTAATCatcattactttttaaaaaactaaacaGGTTGATATTGATTCTAGGGTTTGAAAGCAATTTTGGCTATTTCTATCTAATTACTTACTTTGCTGCCATtaagtaaatatatttaatttaattaacttctGAAAAATTAATAGTctctataatattattaatcaaatatattatttaaaaacacTTTAAGCAAAATTTGCCCTAGagtgaattatttttaatattattttaataatataatttattttttaaatgtatcataataaatttttttttaaataaaaatcggAAATTGAAGATCAGATTTACTAAATACActtatcattaattattaactagttataattttatttcaaaggtTAATGAACAATTTTTAACTAgtgatttatataatttaatttgtatttatagtAATAATGATTtggataattattattatattttatataaaataaaattttaatatttcaaattaataaaCTACAAATAAAATTTGTTTTTCCAACACGTGGTgtgaattatttattaatttattttaatattttaattattaaaatattgtagtgtaaatttaaaaaaaaaaaatttaaatacttcAGTGAATTTGTTTGTTGtgcaattattaaaaaataaattgttatttgTTTTGCCAAATAACAATTTGCAACTCTACTGGAGTCTTTTGTGCAATTTGTTTGTTGCCATGAGTGGTAACTACTTGAGCATTGGTGCATATtgtcctttttattttcttctaatTTGCCATTAGTACATGATCCACAAGATGCAATAATTGGGAAAAAGTTCAATTATCTAGCTTAAGTCATATTGGTACTGTATACAAATATATGTgagattaaaaattttataaaattcaatttaattattttaattttcatatttaaaataaaagaattaattgcttgaatatttttaaaaaataaaaatagtatataatGCTATAAAAATTGTTTGGTGTAAATGAATTATTCATATCCAAAGGTAAATACATTAAACAGCATTACAACAGTAACTTACAAAAGATAAATACATATTAAACATCATTATAACAGTAATTAATTACATTAGTGAtaactaattataaaaaaatttctctcTGTGATGGAGGGAGGTTTGGATCACCAAGTGGAGTTGTACATATCCTTTTGATCTTTCCTTGTGTACAGTGGTCCTTTTGTGGAAGGTATTCTTTCGTTGTActcttatttttttactttgtcTCTTCCCTGTCTGTGGTGTTTGAAAATTAAGAATAGCTCGGTCTCTAGTCCAACCTTCTTTCCTCAGTCCGACGAACGACAATCAGGTGGTGGGTAGAGGAGTTACCCATCATCACCACCTTAGGTAGCCCTTCTGAGACAAGCTTGAATACTTCTATTGACTCTAAGGGAGATCACTGGAGGCAAATTTGTGAAAGCTTTCTTCCCTTTGGTGGCGTACTTCCTCCCTATATCGATTTATTGTTGCATGTGCCCGAATTGAGCTTTGTCTTCTTAGAGCTATGGTTGGCTTGAGAAAAAGTATTAGTTTTCTCCGGAGTTTTAGTAGGGTTTATAACAGGTTGAAAAAGCTGGTGGTTGGTTCTTTGTGGTTGTCCAACGGCTCCACTGGAAGAGAGAGTGACATTTTTCTGTTAACAGGATTTGAGTTTAGATTTGGGTCTTCCTGCAACTAGGTCTAGATTTCCTTCTTCCTATGCTTCaatttaaattcttattttattgtttgttGGGCCCTAGATTAAGATGATTCTATTGTATGAAGTTTTGTAATCGAGCCTTGCGCCATGCCATCCAATAAATCTATTATCTTTGGAAAAAATTTACATTAGTGATAAATAAGAACAAAATACCAAAACAAAATCAATTACAAGTAAAAAATAAGTATACAGATAAAGctaataataaaacaataaatttaattaatataaagtgAAATAAGAATGACTAGCTAAATAGAAAACAagcaaattatatttttcaaataataataataataacaatgcaTCGGATAGTGATAAGATCAACAGCACCCTCGCTAATCAGAGTTTTGAATGGGCCTTGGAAGTTGCATTGCTCAGTTGGTCCTGGGTTCAGCATGCGAAAGCTGATAGAAGATGGAACCATAAATGAGCATGCGGGATGTTCTAGCATTTCAAACTTTCATGTtacttaagaaaaaaaaatcttctttATCTTCCAGTTAAAGAACTTATTACAAATTAATTGAGATTTCATTTCCATTCCCTGGAACCCTAATGGAAAATAAGCTAACAGTTCAGATTTCACTAGCAATGCCAATCAACGACACTGCCAATGTTGTGTGGGCCTGCATTGGCAACAAGGAAGCACAGGAGAATATTTTTTTGGAGTGATGGTTGTGAACAACGCGTCCGTCCAATTGCCAGACTGGCTGCTTTGCAACTCAACTTACGAGCTTGAGCCTGGAGCTTTTAACTTTTTCTCAACAGTTGCTTCCCATGGGCCCACTTTCAGCAAGCAACATACAGAGAGATTCAGTAGGAAATTTCTGTCCAGAGGGCCCAAACCTGTCTAA
The Manihot esculenta cultivar AM560-2 chromosome 1, M.esculenta_v8, whole genome shotgun sequence genome window above contains:
- the LOC110609746 gene encoding uncharacterized protein LOC110609746; amino-acid sequence: MGEEIRFGVQVISELNSQLLKPAAVKVTFRRKNVQRFRVRHFGRFIEQEITQPSNQQVSIWIPAGDSPDIRVLVKTLGYRTMTAMGIPESVHAEIMEKITSKSNGYCTWILVEIEMVRTGSDFFRPLDPAEGEGGGFGEGRKMIPATKSSIEGLERLAFEDDDSRDTTCAVCMETLDVGVEAIRLPCFHLYHRDCIVKWLQVSHYCPLCRHDMPAIVNHQ